Genomic segment of bacterium:
GGCAATTCCGCACCCCCGGCAACTAAAACAGAACCTGCACCGAGTTCCACATCGTCTCCCGAAGAAGGCTTGTTTTCCAGCCTGATGAATCGTTTCGGCGGCGTCGAGGTGGATCCTCAGCAAACTCGCGAGCCTGATTGAGTATGAGCACCGACGTTTCCCGATTTTCTCCGTCTTTGGAGAAGTTGGTGCAGCAAGTCGCCAAACTGCCCGGGCTGGGACGCAAGTCGGCGGCCCGCATCGCGCTGCATCTGCTCCGCGAACCGGAAGAAGAAGCGCGGGAGCTGGCACAGGCGATTCTCGACGTCAAGAGCAAGATCAAGCTCTGCCGCCGGTGCTCCAATTTCACCGAGAACGATCTTTGTTCGATCTGTTCCGATCCCAAGCGTGACCGCTCGGTGATTTGCGTAGTGGAGACGCCTTCCGACGTACTTCGGCTCGAAAAAACCGGAAGCTTTCGGGGACTTTATCATGTCTTGGGTGGCACTCTCTCACCACTTGAAGGAGTCGGTCCTGACGACATCCGCATCGCCGAACTCCTCGAGAATCTCAAGGACGGCACGGTGCACGAAGTCATCGTAGCTACCAATCCCACTGCCGACGGAGACAGCACGGCTACCTATCTGGCCCGCCAGTTGAAAGGACTGAACGTGATCGCAACGCGCATCGCTCGCGGAGTGCCGGTGGGCGCGGAGCTCGAACAGGTGGACGAGATCACGCTGGCCAGTGCGTTGCAGTCACGAACGCCGCTCGGATAGCGGCTCCATACGTCGCACACGGCTATCATTACATCGAACGGGAGAATCTCTTGATCCCCGGATTCAGCCTTGCCAATCAAATTACGCTCTCACGTCTGGCTCTTGGCCCGCTGTTCCTGATCGTTTTCCTCAATCGCTGGGAGTACGCGGTGGAGGCGGCGCTGATCGTAGCCCTTCTGATTGAAGCGACCGACGTGGCCGACGGCATCACGGCGCGCTCGCGAAAACAAGTTTCCGACGTGGGCAAGCTTCTGGATCCGATGAGCGATTCCATCGCCCGCTTGTCGTACTATATCGGCTTCCTCGTCATGGGGCTGGCCTCGGCGTGGATGATTGCGGTGCTTGTCTATCGCGACGTCGTCGTATCCTATCTGCGGGTGTTTTCCGCGTTGACCGGCACGGCGATGGGCCGGCGAACCTCGGGCAAGTGGAAGGGAATTCTGCAGGGCGCGACGGCACTCGTGATCCTCGGACTACTCGTCGTGGACGGGCGAATTGTGCCGGTGCCGTTTCTCGATTCCATCACGTATGGGCTTCTGGTATTCGTGACGGTTTACACGGTCTTCTCCCTGGTTGAGTATTTACGGGGCAATCGTGACTTGCTCCTGGAGATTCGCCGGCGAGGGCGCGCGTGAGCAAACTCACCTGGCCGGAGATCGTCGTTGTTACCGTTTTGGGCACGGGTTTCTCGCCGGTCGCTCCCGCCACGGTCGCGTCGGCGGTGACTTGTGTGATTCTCTGGTTTATTCCTGCTCTCCTCCGTTGGCCGTGGGCGCTGCTCGTGATTCCCGTCACGCTTCTCGGAGTGTGGTGGTCGCAGCGGGCCATCATCACCTTCGATCCGCAGGAACCGGGACGTTTCCGGAAACTGCGGCGGCCCAGTCCAAAGAAAGAGGATCCCGATCAGGTTGTCTTCGACGAGTTCGCCGGCCAATGGATCACGCTGCTCGCCGTACCCCATACGCTGCTCGGGTTCGTCCTGGCGTTTCTCGTGTTTCGTTTTCTTGACATTGTCAAGCCGCTCGGGATTCGAGCTACGCAGCGCTACAAAGACGGCTGGGGTGTGATGCTCGACGATGTTGTAGCCGGAGTCTATGGAGCGGTGCCGCTCTTCCTCACCTTCCGAATCGGTCCTCTACTGTTCACTTAGCTCCGCAGCACGCAGTCACATCAAGCACATCAGTGAAATCATTACGGTTGGCGACGAAATCCTGCGTGGAGACGTCATCAACGGCAATGCCGCCTACATCGGCCGAGCGCTCTGCGAGATCGGCATTCCGCCGCGTGCCGTGCGGGTCGTGGCTGACGACAAGAACGACATCAAGACGGCGCTGGATCGGAGTTTTCGGGACGCGGACGTTACGATCTTGACCGGCGGATTGGGACCGACGCCGGACGATCTCACCCGTGACGCTCTGGCGGAGTGCTTCGGACTCTCGCTTGTGGAGGACGCGGAGCTTCTTGTTCACGTGCGGTCTTTGTTCGCCGCGCGCGGAATGGAAATGCCGGAAACCTCGCGCAATCAGGCGCTGTTTCCGCAGGGTGCAACGAAGATTCCCAATCCCCACGGCACCGCCACCGGCATTCACTATGCGCGAGACGACCACCACGTCTTCTCGCTTCCGGGAGTGACCGTCGAGATGCGGCAAATGCTGGAGCAGTCGGTCATCCCGGTCTTGCAGGAAGCATTTCCCGATGCGCGCTGTATGACCCGCACGCTGCGCATGGCGGGCATCGGCGAATCCCATCTGCTTCGTGAACTCGGGGATGGATGCGAATTGGAAAGATCCGTATCGCTCGCGTTCCTTCCCCATCATGGACTGCTTGACGTTCGCCTGACGGCTCTTTCGGATGATCCCTCCGAAGCGGAGGCGCAGATCGCGAACGCCGAAGCCGGCTTGCGCGAGCGCGTCGGTGATCACGTATACGCAACCGGCACGGCCACCCTGGCCGAGGTAATCGGCAACATTCTGGTAAATCGCGGCCAGCGTCTGGCCATTGCCGAGAGCTGCACCGGCGGATTGGTCGGCAGCATGATTACCGACACTCCCGGTTCGTCCCGTTGGTTTGAGCGCGGATGGATCACCTATTCGAATGAGGCGAAACGCGAACATCTCGCGGTGCCGACGGGACTCATCGAGCTTCACGGTGCAGTCTCCGAACCGGTGGCTCGTGCGATGGCCGAAGGCGCTCGCGCGGCCGCCCGCACCGAGTGGAGTCTCGCCACCACCGGCATTGCCGGTCCTTCCGGCGGTTCAACGGAAAAACCCGTAGGAACGGTCTGGGTGGCGGTAGCATCATCAAGCGGAGTGGAATCGCGGCATCTGCAATTCGGCGGACTGCGCGAAACGATCAAACTCCGCACCGCTCATTCCGGTCTGGCGTTTCTGCATCGTCAACTGCTCGACGCGCGCACGAAATGAGGCTCTTTGTCGCCATTGATCTTCCCGATGTGTGGAAGAATACTCTTGCCGAGCCGGAGGCTTCCATCGGCTGGCTTGGCCGGGGGATTCGCTGGGTCGAGCCGCGCGGCATGCATCTTACGCTGAAGTTCCTGGGCGAGATCGAGGAGAGTCGTTTGACCGAGATCGAGACGGCTTTGCGCGGCGCCTGCGCGGGGATCGTCTCCTTCACGATTCGTCTCAAAGGAACCGGAGTTTTTCCCAATCCCAAGCGTCCCCACATCTTTTGGGCGGGGATCGAGGCGCCGGCGGAACTCCTTGATCTCCAGAGCCGAATAGACACGGCGATGCAGCGGTCGGGATTCGATAAGGACGATCACCCCTTCCGGCCACACCTGACGCTCGCGCGCATCAAAGACCCTGCGGGAAAGAACCGCATGACCGAGGCGTTCCTGAACTTCAAGCTCGAAAGCGAGTCCTCGGTTGTGCGCGAAGTGCTGCTGATGCGCAGTCATCTTTCGCGGGAAGGCGCTCGCTACGAGGCCTTGCGACGTTTTCAGCTCAACATTCGTGAGCAGAACAGAGCGGCGGTGCTCGGATGACCGATACTACCGCAAGTTAATACAGGAGACAGCGTGTCGCGGCAAATGATTATTACCGAGATCGGCGTCCCTCGTGAACGAGCGTGGGAACTTCTGACCGATCCCAAAGAGTTCTCCTTTTGGGCTCCCAACGTCCGCGACCTCGAGTTGGATCCTCCCAAGACGTTCGCCGTGGACACCGTCCGCCGATTCCGGTTGGACGTGACCGGTAAAATCGAAACTCTCGAGACTCAGATCACGCATTGCACTCCCCCCGAGATGTTTGCCGAGATACCGATCGGCGGCTCGATGAAGATCCACGAGAAGGTGGAGCAGCTCAAGATGATCTACCGCCTCGAAACGGTGGATGCGAAGACGTGCTCCCTAACGTTCACGATGGACTACAAGATGAAAGGACTTATGAACCAACTTCTTGAGCAGATCATCATGGGCGGCTTCACTTCGCAGCTCAAACTCTGGTTCGAACGGCTCAAGACCTATGCCGAAACCGGCCGCCCGGTATAACGGTCTTCTTCCGACAAACAGCATCTATCCATACAACTCCAATCCACGAGTCCGATCATGACGAAAGAAACCGACGAGAGAAAGAAAAACCTTGACGTCGCCCTCCAGCAGATTGACCGTCAATACGGCAAAGGCTCCATCATGCGGCTGGGAGACAGCGGTCCCATCCAGCGCGTGGAAACCATTCCCACCGGCTCGCTTTCGCTCGACAACGCGCTCGGAGTCGGCGGAGTGCCGCGCGGCCGCGTCATCGAGATCTACGGACCCGAATCTTCGGGAAAGACCACGCTGGCGCTGAGCATCATTGCCCAGGCGCAGCGGCAGGGCGGATACGCCGCGATCATTGACGCGGAACATGCGCTCGATCCGCACTATGCGCAGGCGCTGGGAGTCAACACCGACGAGCTCCTCGTCAGCCAGCCCGACACCGGCGAGCAGGCATTGGAAATCGCCGAGATGTTGATTCGCTCGGGATCGCTTGACGTGATTGCGGTGGATTCGGTGGCGGCGCTGGTTCCCAAGGCCGAAATCGAAGGCGAGATGGCCGATTCCCTCCCCGGTTTGCAGGCGCGTTTGATGAGTCAGGCGCTGCGGAAGCTGGCGGCCGTGGTGTCCCGCTCACGTACGTCGCTTATCTTCATCAACCAGCTTCGCATGAAAATCGGAGTGATGTTCGGCAATCCCGAGACCACCACCGGCGGCAACGCGCTCAAGTTCTACGCCACGATTCGCATGGACATTCGTCGCATATCTTCCATCAAGGACGGCGATCAGATTATCGGCAACCGGACGCGGGTGAAAGTGGTGAAGAACAAGCTGGCCGCGCCGTTCCGCGACGCCGAGTTCGACATCTTCTACGGCAAGGGAATTGATCACGTAGGCGACGTTCTGGAGCTGGCCGCGCAGAACGGAGTCGTCTCGAAGAGCGGCACCTGGTACAGCTATGGAGAAGATCGTTTGGGCCAGGGGAAAGATCGCGTCGTCGAGTACCTAAAGGAAAATTCCGCAACCCTCGACCGCATCGAGCATGAACTGCGGCGGTCGCTCGGTTTCGAAACGCTCGTGGAATCCACATCGGGGCCCAACGGTCAGGAAACCGCCGAACCGCGCGCGAAAACAAAGAAGTCCGCTTCGTGAGTCATTTCGGGAAATCCTGTTTGCGAGGCGCGATCTTCCTATGTCTGAGCCTCGTGCTGTGTTGCGCAGTCCCTTCGGCTCAAGCGCATCAGTTGGTGCTGACGACCGGTTACGCCAATTCGCGCACGCCCGAAACCGGAACGGAAATTGATGTTCACAATCCCCCGTTTCGCGCCGGTGGAGGATACGCCGTCGGGATCCGCATAGATGTAGAACCACCGACGCGACCCATCATGTTCGGGCCGAGTTTCCTCTTCTGGAACAACCTGACGGGCGATCCCGACCCTTATGCCGACGCCAGCTATTTTCAGATTGAGCTTGGCGGGCGCTTGTCGGCACGAACGAGGACGCTTCCTACACTCTACACGGGAATCGGCGCCGGCTACACCGTGTCGCACGGAGAGAAGGTGGCTAAGCTGGACGGTATGAAAGAGACGTTCGACGGCAGCTTTCCCACGGGCTCGTTTCATTTTGGTGTGAA
This window contains:
- the recR gene encoding recombination mediator RecR codes for the protein MSTDVSRFSPSLEKLVQQVAKLPGLGRKSAARIALHLLREPEEEARELAQAILDVKSKIKLCRRCSNFTENDLCSICSDPKRDRSVICVVETPSDVLRLEKTGSFRGLYHVLGGTLSPLEGVGPDDIRIAELLENLKDGTVHEVIVATNPTADGDSTATYLARQLKGLNVIATRIARGVPVGAELEQVDEITLASALQSRTPLG
- a CDS encoding CDP-alcohol phosphatidyltransferase family protein, which encodes MIPGFSLANQITLSRLALGPLFLIVFLNRWEYAVEAALIVALLIEATDVADGITARSRKQVSDVGKLLDPMSDSIARLSYYIGFLVMGLASAWMIAVLVYRDVVVSYLRVFSALTGTAMGRRTSGKWKGILQGATALVILGLLVVDGRIVPVPFLDSITYGLLVFVTVYTVFSLVEYLRGNRDLLLEIRRRGRA
- a CDS encoding phosphatidylglycerophosphatase A, encoding MSKLTWPEIVVVTVLGTGFSPVAPATVASAVTCVILWFIPALLRWPWALLVIPVTLLGVWWSQRAIITFDPQEPGRFRKLRRPSPKKEDPDQVVFDEFAGQWITLLAVPHTLLGFVLAFLVFRFLDIVKPLGIRATQRYKDGWGVMLDDVVAGVYGAVPLFLTFRIGPLLFT
- a CDS encoding competence/damage-inducible protein A, with the translated sequence MERCRSSSPSESVLYCSLSSAARSHIKHISEIITVGDEILRGDVINGNAAYIGRALCEIGIPPRAVRVVADDKNDIKTALDRSFRDADVTILTGGLGPTPDDLTRDALAECFGLSLVEDAELLVHVRSLFAARGMEMPETSRNQALFPQGATKIPNPHGTATGIHYARDDHHVFSLPGVTVEMRQMLEQSVIPVLQEAFPDARCMTRTLRMAGIGESHLLRELGDGCELERSVSLAFLPHHGLLDVRLTALSDDPSEAEAQIANAEAGLRERVGDHVYATGTATLAEVIGNILVNRGQRLAIAESCTGGLVGSMITDTPGSSRWFERGWITYSNEAKREHLAVPTGLIELHGAVSEPVARAMAEGARAAARTEWSLATTGIAGPSGGSTEKPVGTVWVAVASSSGVESRHLQFGGLRETIKLRTAHSGLAFLHRQLLDARTK
- the thpR gene encoding RNA 2',3'-cyclic phosphodiesterase, with the translated sequence MRLFVAIDLPDVWKNTLAEPEASIGWLGRGIRWVEPRGMHLTLKFLGEIEESRLTEIETALRGACAGIVSFTIRLKGTGVFPNPKRPHIFWAGIEAPAELLDLQSRIDTAMQRSGFDKDDHPFRPHLTLARIKDPAGKNRMTEAFLNFKLESESSVVREVLLMRSHLSREGARYEALRRFQLNIREQNRAAVLG
- a CDS encoding SRPBCC family protein, which produces MSRQMIITEIGVPRERAWELLTDPKEFSFWAPNVRDLELDPPKTFAVDTVRRFRLDVTGKIETLETQITHCTPPEMFAEIPIGGSMKIHEKVEQLKMIYRLETVDAKTCSLTFTMDYKMKGLMNQLLEQIIMGGFTSQLKLWFERLKTYAETGRPV
- the recA gene encoding recombinase RecA, giving the protein MTKETDERKKNLDVALQQIDRQYGKGSIMRLGDSGPIQRVETIPTGSLSLDNALGVGGVPRGRVIEIYGPESSGKTTLALSIIAQAQRQGGYAAIIDAEHALDPHYAQALGVNTDELLVSQPDTGEQALEIAEMLIRSGSLDVIAVDSVAALVPKAEIEGEMADSLPGLQARLMSQALRKLAAVVSRSRTSLIFINQLRMKIGVMFGNPETTTGGNALKFYATIRMDIRRISSIKDGDQIIGNRTRVKVVKNKLAAPFRDAEFDIFYGKGIDHVGDVLELAAQNGVVSKSGTWYSYGEDRLGQGKDRVVEYLKENSATLDRIEHELRRSLGFETLVESTSGPNGQETAEPRAKTKKSAS